Proteins found in one Mycoplasmopsis citelli genomic segment:
- the rlmB gene encoding 23S rRNA (guanosine(2251)-2'-O)-methyltransferase RlmB yields MNKFIISGKNSVIEAYSNNLPILKILLSKKENTVLFKDKKIAIEIVDQQKLNSITKENHQGFVAFLKEINYGDINQLIKKQPKGVLILDKIQDPHNFGAIIRSANAAGIKDIIFPKENSCDINATVLKISSGGFVNMTFYKVNSISATITKLKKAGFWAYATNLNPDSISHSQVNYNTPALLIIGNEGSGISKSVLSVCDQSIYIKQYGSVQSLNASVAAGIILFDFATKINAD; encoded by the coding sequence ATGAATAAGTTTATCATTAGTGGGAAAAACTCAGTAATTGAAGCTTATAGCAACAATTTGCCAATTTTAAAAATATTATTATCCAAAAAAGAAAACACTGTTTTATTTAAAGATAAAAAAATAGCAATTGAAATTGTAGACCAACAAAAACTAAATTCAATCACAAAAGAAAATCATCAAGGATTTGTTGCTTTTTTAAAAGAAATTAATTATGGTGATATTAATCAGTTAATCAAAAAACAACCCAAAGGTGTTTTAATTTTAGACAAAATCCAAGATCCACATAATTTTGGAGCAATTATTCGCAGTGCTAATGCTGCCGGAATTAAAGATATTATTTTTCCAAAGGAAAATTCTTGTGATATTAATGCAACTGTACTTAAAATTTCAAGTGGTGGATTTGTTAATATGACCTTTTATAAAGTTAATTCAATTAGTGCTACAATTACAAAACTTAAAAAAGCTGGTTTTTGAGCTTACGCAACAAACTTAAATCCAGATTCAATTTCTCATTCCCAAGTTAATTACAATACACCTGCACTTTTAATTATTGGCAATGAAGGTAGCGGAATTTCAAAAAGCGTTCTTTCAGTTTGCGATCAGAGCATTTATATTAAACAATATGGAAGTGTTCAATCATTAAATGCCTCAGTTGCTGCTGGAATTATTCTTTTTGATTTTGCTACAAAAATAAATGCAGACTAA
- a CDS encoding class I tRNA ligase family protein, with product MSYKIYVCGPTVYNSVHIGNIRPILSMDLILKAARNLGKNFYFVHNITDIDDKIIARAIQENVTEKEIATKYANEYLFLLKQLNINTISKIEYVTENLDHIDNFIKNLIISKNAYVDKEHNVWFNVGKNQKDYGVVSKQKLEHMIFEDNQYQKAHPADFALWKTNTVGVKYPSSFGQGRPGWHTECCVIIYKNFGSQGVDIHGGGMDLTFPHHENENIQFQSLTGNQIAKKWLRTGTLNLNGIKMSKSLNNVVLAKDFIKAHGADVYKFILLMNSITGIINLDENAINNAKKLINRLRKIYFRVFKSQISNIVYDQFLYNEAMNFILELNFSKFMSLIHDLVKKSDQNPQFAITLIKIFDSMDFDFKNFDYKECLILYQQWEQLNSQKKYQQSDQIRSLLIKKGIF from the coding sequence ATGTCATATAAAATTTACGTATGCGGCCCAACAGTTTATAATAGTGTTCATATTGGTAATATTAGACCGATTTTATCGATGGATTTAATTTTAAAAGCTGCAAGAAATTTGGGAAAAAATTTCTATTTTGTTCATAATATCACTGATATTGATGATAAAATTATTGCTCGTGCAATCCAAGAAAATGTTACTGAAAAAGAAATCGCAACTAAATATGCTAATGAATATCTTTTTTTGTTAAAACAACTAAACATTAATACCATTTCTAAAATCGAATATGTAACTGAAAATTTAGACCATATTGATAATTTTATTAAAAATTTAATCATTAGTAAAAATGCATACGTAGATAAAGAACATAATGTTTGATTTAATGTTGGCAAAAACCAAAAAGATTATGGAGTAGTTTCTAAACAAAAGCTTGAACATATGATTTTTGAAGATAATCAATACCAGAAAGCACACCCTGCAGATTTTGCGTTATGAAAAACCAATACAGTTGGAGTAAAATATCCATCTTCTTTTGGTCAAGGACGTCCAGGATGACATACTGAATGTTGTGTGATTATTTATAAAAATTTTGGTTCACAAGGAGTTGATATTCATGGAGGTGGAATGGACCTTACTTTTCCGCATCATGAAAATGAAAACATCCAATTTCAATCATTAACCGGAAATCAAATAGCTAAGAAGTGACTTCGTACAGGAACGCTAAATTTAAATGGAATTAAAATGTCTAAATCATTAAATAATGTTGTTTTAGCTAAAGATTTTATCAAAGCCCATGGTGCTGATGTTTATAAGTTTATTTTACTTATGAACTCAATTACTGGGATTATTAATTTAGACGAAAATGCAATTAATAATGCTAAAAAATTAATAAATAGACTTAGAAAAATTTATTTTAGAGTTTTTAAATCTCAAATATCAAATATTGTTTATGATCAATTTTTATACAATGAAGCAATGAATTTTATTTTAGAACTTAATTTTTCTAAATTTATGAGTTTAATTCATGATCTTGTTAAAAAATCAGATCAAAATCCACAATTTGCGATAACATTGATTAAAATTTTCGATTCAATGGACTTTGATTTCAAAAATTTTGACTATAAAGAATGCTTAATTTTATATCAACAGTGAGAGCAACTTAATTCCCAAAAAAAATATCAACAAAGCGATCAAATCAGAAGTCTCTTAATTAAGAAGGGAATTTTCTAA
- the rpoE gene encoding DNA-directed RNA polymerase subunit delta, which produces MKTMLDIAIEVISQDTTQKFTFEEIFEVVENELQQSWTTNFVSEDTPYEKIRERKIGELYTLLTVDRRFERNQDGTWQSKNIEIF; this is translated from the coding sequence ATGAAAACAATGTTAGATATTGCTATTGAAGTAATTTCTCAAGATACTACACAAAAATTTACTTTTGAAGAAATTTTTGAAGTAGTTGAAAATGAACTTCAACAAAGTTGAACTACAAATTTTGTTTCCGAGGATACTCCTTATGAAAAAATAAGAGAGCGTAAAATCGGAGAACTTTACACACTGCTAACTGTTGATCGTCGTTTTGAACGCAATCAAGACGGAACTTGACAAAGTAAAAATATCGAAATTTTCTAA
- the fba gene encoding class II fructose-1,6-bisphosphate aldolase has product MPLVNASQMLKEAKEGKYAIPHININNLEWAKAVLLTAQAEKSPVIIATSEGALKYMGGFKVVSGMLKGLIEGLKIDVPVALHLDHGSYSGVKEALQTEGFTSVMFDGSHFPFEENYQKTAELVEIAKQKGYSFEAEVGTIGGEEDGIVGDGEFANPDEAKKMASLGIDVLAAGIGNIHGPYPKSWKSLSFETLQKISDAAKIGIVLHGGSGIPKEQIKKAISLGVTKINVNTELQQANHKAIREFILAGKDLEGKNFDPRKLYKPGFDAMCAVVKEKIHEFGSNNKA; this is encoded by the coding sequence ATGCCATTAGTAAATGCATCACAAATGCTAAAAGAAGCAAAAGAAGGAAAATACGCTATTCCCCACATTAACATTAACAACTTAGAGTGAGCTAAAGCAGTGCTTTTAACAGCTCAAGCTGAAAAATCTCCTGTAATTATCGCTACTAGTGAAGGTGCTTTAAAATACATGGGTGGATTTAAAGTTGTTAGCGGAATGCTTAAAGGACTAATTGAAGGTCTTAAAATTGATGTTCCAGTTGCTTTACATCTTGATCATGGATCGTATTCAGGAGTTAAAGAAGCACTTCAAACTGAAGGATTTACTTCAGTAATGTTTGACGGGTCACATTTTCCATTTGAAGAAAATTATCAAAAAACCGCTGAACTTGTGGAAATCGCTAAACAAAAAGGATATTCATTTGAAGCGGAAGTTGGAACTATAGGTGGAGAAGAAGATGGAATTGTTGGAGATGGCGAATTTGCCAATCCAGATGAAGCTAAAAAAATGGCTTCGCTTGGAATTGATGTTCTAGCAGCTGGAATTGGAAATATTCATGGACCATATCCAAAATCTTGAAAATCATTAAGCTTTGAAACATTACAAAAAATTTCTGATGCTGCAAAAATTGGAATTGTTCTTCACGGAGGAAGTGGAATTCCTAAAGAACAAATTAAAAAAGCCATTTCTCTTGGAGTAACTAAAATTAATGTTAATACCGAATTACAACAAGCAAACCACAAAGCAATTAGAGAATTTATTCTTGCAGGTAAAGACTTAGAAGGAAAAAATTTCGATCCTCGTAAACTTTATAAACCTGGATTTGATGCTATGTGTGCTGTTGTAAAAGAAAAAATTCACGAATTTGGCTCAAATAACAAAGCTTAA
- the mraZ gene encoding division/cell wall cluster transcriptional repressor MraZ has translation MYGQHTRSVDDKNRVALPAVYKENLGSSFFITLGFDNNFELRSVENFRLYTQKLQSKSQFNSKVRHLTRIIMSNAVEVNLDKQGRISLPKFVIDKLSIQKEVVFVGTGSIIELWSKEAFVAFENNFQDGDLAALAEEISNMKDNE, from the coding sequence ATGTACGGACAACACACTCGAAGCGTTGATGATAAAAACCGTGTTGCTTTACCGGCGGTTTATAAAGAAAACCTTGGAAGCAGTTTTTTTATCACACTTGGGTTTGATAATAACTTCGAACTCAGAAGTGTTGAAAACTTTCGTTTATACACTCAAAAGCTTCAAAGCAAATCGCAATTTAATTCTAAAGTTAGACATCTAACTAGAATTATTATGAGTAATGCTGTTGAGGTTAATCTCGATAAACAAGGTCGAATTTCACTTCCTAAGTTTGTCATTGATAAACTTTCTATCCAAAAAGAAGTTGTTTTTGTTGGAACTGGTTCAATAATTGAACTATGATCAAAAGAAGCATTTGTTGCCTTTGAAAATAATTTTCAAGATGGAGATTTAGCGGCTTTAGCTGAAGAAATCTCAAATATGAAGGACAATGAATAA
- the argS gene encoding arginine--tRNA ligase, whose amino-acid sequence MTLFLETKAKINQALTQLQDEGILNKNLNIQLLVYNLSSPNVPDNLNEDKINYHFATNVAFVAKQYFQGSPLQLATKIQNKLEGDEYFLKVDVANPGFINIVISNKVLLNQVFKIAKLNQNYAKNQVKSQKINLEFVSANPTGFLHVGHARGAAVGDSLARILKHAGHDVEKEYYINDAGNQINILTNSTSVRYHQLFGIEIPFPEESYKGEDIIWLAEEIKRLHNDQFLHKTSTKEFRNVCTNLLLNKIKEDLGHFNVTFDHFFSEQSLYDQKLIDKVLEKLADHTYTKDNALFLKTEQLGDDKNRVLIKQDGSYTYLLPDIAYHLTKINKAQKLINVWGADHSGYIARMKIALQYLGFSQENIEILVVQLVRLIKNGQEYKMSKRAGTSVFLSDLLDESSPDAVRFSMISREVNSKFDFDISLANQKDLKNPVFIVQYAHSRACSILNKVNLENPNNLMQTSIKLQKLILELDKFPELIKTITSTYKVNLMIQYLIDLAKAFNSFYSETKIVNSAEQNTLAYVVLATKNTLKLGLNLIGVSAPEQM is encoded by the coding sequence ATGACGTTATTTTTAGAAACAAAGGCCAAAATTAATCAAGCATTAACACAATTACAAGATGAAGGTATTTTAAATAAGAATTTAAATATTCAATTACTTGTTTATAATCTTTCATCTCCAAATGTTCCCGATAATTTAAATGAAGATAAAATAAATTATCATTTTGCTACTAATGTAGCTTTTGTTGCTAAACAATATTTTCAAGGATCTCCATTGCAATTAGCAACTAAAATTCAAAATAAATTAGAAGGTGATGAATATTTTTTAAAAGTTGATGTTGCTAATCCAGGTTTTATAAATATTGTAATTAGTAATAAAGTCTTACTCAATCAAGTGTTTAAAATCGCTAAATTAAACCAAAACTATGCAAAAAATCAAGTTAAAAGCCAAAAAATTAATTTAGAGTTTGTTTCAGCAAACCCAACTGGATTTTTACATGTTGGTCATGCTCGTGGAGCTGCTGTAGGCGATTCGCTGGCTCGAATTTTAAAACATGCAGGACACGATGTTGAAAAAGAATATTATATTAATGATGCTGGAAATCAAATTAATATCTTAACTAATTCAACTTCAGTCAGATATCATCAACTTTTTGGAATTGAAATTCCTTTTCCTGAAGAATCATACAAAGGCGAAGATATTATTTGACTTGCTGAAGAAATTAAACGCTTGCACAATGACCAATTCTTGCATAAAACCAGTACAAAAGAATTTAGAAATGTTTGCACTAATTTGCTTTTAAATAAAATCAAAGAAGATTTAGGTCATTTTAACGTAACATTTGATCATTTTTTTAGTGAACAATCACTTTATGATCAAAAATTAATTGATAAAGTTTTAGAAAAACTAGCAGATCATACATACACTAAAGATAATGCTCTTTTCCTAAAAACTGAGCAACTTGGAGATGATAAAAATCGTGTTTTAATTAAACAAGATGGATCATATACATATTTACTTCCAGATATTGCGTATCACTTAACTAAAATTAATAAAGCACAAAAACTTATTAACGTTTGAGGAGCAGATCATTCTGGATATATTGCTCGGATGAAAATTGCACTCCAATATCTTGGTTTTTCGCAGGAAAACATCGAAATATTAGTCGTTCAATTAGTTCGCTTAATTAAAAATGGACAAGAATATAAAATGTCTAAACGAGCTGGAACTAGCGTTTTTTTAAGTGACTTATTAGATGAAAGTTCACCAGATGCAGTTCGTTTTAGCATGATTTCTCGAGAAGTTAATAGTAAATTTGATTTTGATATTAGCTTAGCTAATCAAAAAGATCTGAAAAATCCTGTTTTTATAGTTCAATATGCTCATTCTCGGGCTTGTTCGATTTTAAATAAAGTTAATTTAGAAAACCCTAATAACTTAATGCAAACCTCAATTAAATTACAAAAGTTAATTTTGGAATTAGATAAATTTCCTGAACTAATTAAAACGATTACTTCAACATATAAAGTCAATTTAATGATTCAATATTTAATTGATTTAGCAAAAGCTTTTAACAGTTTTTATTCAGAAACTAAAATTGTTAATTCAGCAGAACAAAACACCCTTGCTTATGTGGTTTTAGCAACTAAAAATACTTTAAAATTAGGTCTTAATTTAATTGGAGTTAGTGCTCCAGAACAAATGTAA
- the rsmH gene encoding 16S rRNA (cytosine(1402)-N(4))-methyltransferase RsmH gives MNKLHYSVLLSETISHLKIKPNGIYVDLTLGMGGHSEAILQKLSNGKLYAFDKDDFAIEYSKNRLIKTSSNFELIKSDFQNIKSELTKRGVTAVDGIIADLGISSPQVDNSERGFSYNKNAKLDMRMDTSQELNAWEVVNNYSEESLAKILWEYADVKLSSRVAKAIVENRPINTTLELVEVIKNAYPAKLLKQKNPAKPIFQAIRIEVNNELESLKTMLSDATSLLKNNSVLAIITFHSIEDKIVKNFFKSLIEDKIPAKMPIFVPKAFEAKQIKPSSKELLENKRSKSAKLRVLYKK, from the coding sequence ATGAATAAATTACATTATTCAGTTCTTCTAAGCGAAACAATTTCTCATTTAAAGATTAAACCAAATGGAATTTATGTTGATCTCACATTGGGAATGGGAGGTCATTCAGAAGCCATTTTACAAAAACTATCTAATGGTAAGTTATATGCTTTTGATAAGGACGATTTTGCGATTGAATATTCAAAAAATCGTCTAATTAAAACTTCCTCAAATTTTGAGTTAATTAAAAGTGATTTTCAGAATATAAAATCAGAATTAACTAAAAGGGGAGTAACTGCTGTTGATGGAATTATTGCGGATTTAGGTATTTCTTCGCCTCAGGTCGATAATTCTGAGCGAGGATTTAGTTACAATAAAAATGCTAAATTAGATATGCGCATGGACACTTCTCAAGAGCTTAATGCTTGAGAAGTGGTTAATAACTATAGCGAGGAAAGCTTGGCAAAAATTCTATGAGAATATGCTGATGTAAAACTTTCAAGTAGAGTTGCGAAAGCTATTGTAGAAAATCGGCCAATTAATACTACGCTTGAATTAGTCGAAGTTATTAAAAATGCTTATCCAGCAAAATTGTTAAAACAAAAAAATCCTGCTAAACCCATTTTTCAAGCCATTAGAATTGAAGTTAATAACGAATTAGAATCTTTAAAGACAATGCTTAGCGACGCAACAAGTTTGCTTAAAAATAATTCAGTTCTTGCAATTATAACTTTTCACTCTATTGAGGATAAAATCGTAAAGAATTTCTTTAAAAGTCTCATTGAAGATAAAATTCCAGCAAAGATGCCAATATTTGTACCAAAAGCCTTTGAAGCTAAACAAATAAAGCCATCAAGCAAAGAACTTTTAGAAAATAAACGTTCCAAAAGTGCAAAATTAAGGGTACTATATAAAAAATAA
- a CDS encoding MAG5620 family putative phospho-sugar mutase, with product MEKELKQIELWKVLYSNENLDISFLSSSIQKLKSSTNFFNKPKASMFGIEFESNLLYGYSYLNYYSIVYLIKAFYDNFLAQKNASNVIIYFDSSISNNIVSKVISYLNLKKCNVFVFDHREITPNMIKTLNSQNIEISFLIFEKNIISQKYYLSIFMDNLALSIFSQQRLIDYFYNDLEFINFGLDDVPVYINLEKFLMLNSSQKLPVQLHHFFDYEQFKGVILTENSSDFKFLKTLFNSSKIKFKISHNSYLFNYYNSAKKHTFKALSLFDNFLNFEVIFLIGNNNKLKIFIKQKNKFIWLNQYQVAYLFIKNEVLKWRKQEKKQILVPLESPQLLIELIDSFNFEALKVISFKDTKEVIFGFNNDSYLCDYNNTFKFSNISMMLLLIEILVKYKQNNNLLNLKLLKMKEHFAKSWVTLKTLKINPEQIELLKGNFPTTDLFINKKFEITHLENLEYKFQNHQYLFLICSTNKKLHPDLFFQWIISYDTLSKNLTVHCEFNFHKPINWFRKLQLMYFNKKFIKKVKRTYK from the coding sequence ATGGAAAAAGAATTAAAACAAATTGAACTTTGAAAAGTATTATACAGCAATGAAAATTTGGATATTTCTTTTTTAAGCTCAAGTATACAAAAACTAAAATCAAGCACTAATTTTTTCAACAAGCCCAAAGCTTCAATGTTCGGAATTGAATTTGAAAGCAATTTGTTATATGGATATAGCTATTTAAATTATTATTCAATTGTTTATTTAATTAAAGCTTTTTATGATAATTTTCTTGCACAGAAAAATGCTTCAAATGTGATTATTTATTTTGATTCAAGTATTTCGAATAATATTGTTTCTAAGGTTATTTCGTATTTAAATCTTAAAAAATGTAATGTTTTTGTTTTTGATCATAGAGAAATTACTCCCAATATGATTAAAACCTTAAATTCGCAAAATATAGAAATATCTTTTTTAATCTTTGAAAAAAATATCATTTCTCAAAAATACTATTTATCTATTTTTATGGATAATTTAGCTTTAAGTATTTTTAGTCAGCAAAGACTAATTGATTATTTTTATAACGATTTAGAATTTATTAATTTTGGTCTTGATGATGTTCCGGTTTATATTAATTTAGAAAAATTTTTAATGTTAAATTCTTCTCAAAAACTACCAGTGCAACTACACCACTTTTTTGATTATGAGCAATTTAAAGGGGTTATTTTAACAGAAAATAGTAGTGATTTTAAGTTTTTGAAAACTCTGTTTAACTCTTCGAAAATTAAATTTAAAATTTCTCATAATTCTTATTTGTTTAATTATTATAATTCTGCTAAAAAACATACTTTTAAAGCTCTTTCGCTATTTGATAATTTTCTCAATTTTGAAGTAATTTTCTTAATTGGAAATAATAATAAATTAAAAATTTTTATTAAACAGAAGAATAAATTTATTTGACTTAATCAGTATCAAGTAGCATATTTATTTATTAAAAATGAAGTATTAAAGTGACGAAAACAGGAGAAAAAACAAATTTTAGTGCCACTTGAATCTCCACAATTATTAATTGAATTAATTGATTCATTTAATTTTGAAGCTTTAAAAGTTATCTCATTTAAAGATACTAAAGAAGTTATTTTTGGTTTTAATAATGATTCTTATTTATGTGATTATAATAATACTTTTAAATTTAGTAATATTTCGATGATGCTTTTACTTATTGAAATTTTAGTTAAATATAAGCAAAACAATAACTTGTTAAATTTAAAATTACTGAAAATGAAAGAACATTTTGCTAAAAGTTGAGTCACTTTAAAAACGCTAAAAATAAATCCTGAGCAAATTGAATTACTTAAAGGTAATTTCCCAACTACAGATCTTTTTATTAACAAAAAATTTGAAATTACTCATTTAGAAAATTTAGAATACAAATTTCAAAATCATCAATATTTATTTTTAATTTGTTCAACTAATAAAAAATTACATCCAGATCTTTTCTTTCAGTGAATTATCAGTTATGATACCTTAAGTAAAAATTTAACAGTTCATTGTGAGTTTAATTTTCATAAACCAATTAATTGATTTCGAAAGCTTCAATTAATGTATTTTAATAAAAAGTTTATCAAAAAAGTCAAAAGGACTTATAAATAA
- a CDS encoding MAG3720 family protein: MEKLFGNFHISKEQISFALVKQVNGNYLHCDKIAPKVIFPTNVDDVENFIIDIKNSLDKISNKYLYVNVVIDDSQLNDLNVHLIKNTLESDDIIKLDDAPEAMEQLISQQIQKLIQTNNWQLVGTKVTYEYLLYKANNQIKVYHQFPRGKKFTKIIAKTSFCYQTYDENYNKIISLFQALPSEQFNVILTSQAHSAKLKNISGVNLSVEINDDYTLLKLVYNGAIISYRKLLVGTDNLIFKIASKQKITLRQATNKVKYIINKNDNTQTWTDQNLSNAYIYLKIFGDFLELQMKNFVNWKYISPEKLNTLSFSGVSDWMNSYFEKMYFLPTNLGFINLWKHQGTLLNYKLQKIQEPITLGVMSFLENFVFKEHNTVNTISSHYDLKNTKKQRFLLFRELFANFKLL; the protein is encoded by the coding sequence ATGGAAAAATTATTTGGCAATTTCCACATTAGCAAAGAGCAAATTTCCTTTGCTTTAGTTAAGCAAGTAAATGGCAATTACTTGCATTGTGATAAAATCGCTCCTAAAGTTATTTTTCCAACTAATGTTGATGATGTTGAAAACTTCATTATTGATATTAAAAATTCCCTTGATAAAATTTCAAATAAGTACCTTTATGTTAATGTTGTTATTGATGATTCGCAATTAAATGATCTTAATGTTCATTTAATTAAAAACACACTTGAAAGTGATGATATTATTAAATTAGATGATGCTCCAGAGGCAATGGAACAACTAATTTCTCAACAAATTCAGAAGTTAATTCAAACAAATAACTGACAATTAGTTGGAACAAAAGTCACTTATGAATATTTGTTATATAAAGCAAACAATCAAATCAAGGTTTATCATCAATTTCCAAGAGGTAAAAAATTTACCAAAATAATAGCAAAAACTTCTTTTTGTTACCAAACTTATGATGAAAATTACAATAAAATTATTTCTCTTTTTCAAGCTTTACCAAGTGAACAATTTAATGTAATTTTAACAAGTCAAGCTCATTCAGCGAAGCTTAAAAATATATCTGGAGTGAATTTATCAGTTGAAATTAATGATGATTACACTTTACTTAAGTTAGTTTATAATGGAGCAATTATTAGCTATAGAAAATTACTAGTGGGTACTGATAATTTAATTTTTAAAATTGCTTCAAAACAAAAAATAACTCTAAGACAAGCCACAAATAAAGTTAAATATATCATTAATAAAAATGATAATACACAAACTTGAACAGATCAAAATTTAAGTAATGCATACATTTATTTAAAAATCTTTGGTGATTTTTTAGAATTACAAATGAAAAATTTTGTGAATTGAAAATATATTAGTCCCGAAAAACTAAACACTCTTTCTTTTAGTGGCGTATCAGATTGAATGAATAGTTATTTTGAGAAAATGTACTTTTTACCTACAAATTTAGGGTTTATAAATCTTTGAAAACACCAAGGTACTTTACTTAATTATAAACTTCAAAAAATACAAGAACCAATTACTTTAGGAGTTATGAGCTTTTTAGAAAACTTTGTTTTCAAAGAGCATAATACCGTAAATACCATTTCAAGTCACTATGACTTAAAAAATACCAAAAAGCAAAGATTTCTCCTATTTAGGGAATTATTTGCCAATTTTAAATTACTATAA
- a CDS encoding cell division protein FtsZ, which produces MYDELHAKQKKIESANVENQEMIDRNTAGIVLKVIGVGGAGNNAIQMMNKEQFKNVEFIVANTDAQALASNNCKNKIALGKDNRGLGAGSDPEVGAKAAKESLSEIQEKIHGADVVIIAAGLGGGTGTGAAPIIAEAAKNNGALTIAIVTTPFKYEGPKRKRYTKEGIENLAKVVDSFIILSNSKLAENYGDMPISDTLTLSNISLKNIILAIHDILYRIGTMNIDYADVKKILTDGGLTMVGIAAATGKDRAEKAVEKAFEQKLYEKPITKASKMIINIQADNKSTLNEISRAIDKVYELFQTTIDSEEDGIDTITGYEKVDLKDNGELFKVSIIVTGSNDENARTILQPTIQNNDAISFAQAQLNEFKQETKPQELSKNHAEELVINSYSTSHQWDNEVVSKNEPKSYVEEPKYHSEPKQREVVHQVEYQPLQKQSQEQTKEYTFNNYFDEEPSDLVPEELQKIENVFGEKRQPEHSMYNHSEEQNHKLVHNEKTLEYTTGETKEVNDFLSYPQVGDQEKKYQDEKSSKNLKSNSDDWY; this is translated from the coding sequence ATGTACGACGAATTGCATGCAAAACAAAAGAAAATCGAAAGTGCAAATGTGGAAAATCAAGAAATGATTGACCGTAATACCGCTGGTATTGTCTTAAAAGTTATTGGAGTTGGAGGTGCAGGAAACAACGCAATTCAAATGATGAATAAAGAGCAATTCAAAAATGTTGAATTTATCGTTGCAAATACTGATGCTCAAGCCTTAGCTTCAAATAACTGCAAAAACAAAATTGCTTTAGGTAAAGATAATCGTGGTCTAGGAGCTGGTTCTGATCCTGAAGTTGGAGCAAAAGCAGCCAAAGAAAGTTTATCGGAAATCCAAGAAAAAATCCACGGTGCTGATGTGGTGATTATTGCCGCTGGACTTGGTGGAGGAACTGGAACTGGTGCAGCTCCAATTATTGCTGAAGCAGCTAAAAACAATGGAGCTTTAACTATTGCTATTGTAACTACTCCATTTAAATATGAAGGTCCAAAAAGAAAAAGATATACCAAAGAAGGAATTGAAAATCTTGCTAAAGTTGTGGATTCATTCATCATCTTATCAAATAGCAAATTAGCTGAAAATTATGGTGATATGCCAATTAGTGATACTTTGACACTTTCAAATATTTCGCTTAAAAACATTATTTTAGCAATTCATGACATTCTTTATCGAATTGGAACAATGAACATTGACTATGCTGATGTTAAGAAAATTTTAACTGATGGTGGGCTAACAATGGTTGGAATTGCTGCAGCAACTGGAAAAGATCGTGCTGAAAAAGCAGTAGAAAAAGCTTTTGAACAAAAATTGTATGAAAAACCAATTACAAAAGCCTCAAAAATGATCATCAACATCCAAGCTGATAATAAATCAACTTTAAATGAAATTAGCAGAGCAATTGACAAAGTTTATGAATTGTTCCAAACTACAATTGATAGCGAAGAAGATGGAATTGATACAATTACTGGATATGAAAAAGTAGATCTTAAAGATAATGGTGAGTTATTTAAAGTATCTATTATTGTAACTGGAAGCAATGACGAAAATGCTCGAACCATCTTACAACCAACTATTCAAAATAATGATGCTATTTCATTTGCTCAAGCTCAATTAAATGAGTTTAAACAAGAAACAAAACCGCAAGAATTATCTAAAAATCACGCTGAAGAATTAGTGATTAATAGTTATTCGACTTCTCATCAATGAGATAATGAAGTTGTTTCAAAAAATGAACCAAAATCTTATGTTGAAGAACCTAAATATCATAGTGAACCAAAACAAAGAGAAGTAGTTCATCAAGTGGAATATCAACCATTACAAAAACAATCTCAAGAACAAACTAAAGAATACACTTTCAATAACTACTTTGATGAAGAACCTTCGGACTTAGTTCCTGAAGAACTCCAAAAAATTGAAAATGTTTTTGGTGAAAAAAGACAACCAGAACACTCAATGTATAATCATAGTGAAGAACAAAATCATAAGTTAGTTCATAATGAAAAAACACTTGAATATACAACTGGAGAAACCAAAGAAGTAAACGATTTTCTTAGCTATCCTCAGGTAGGTGACCAAGAAAAAAAGTATCAAGATGAGAAATCTTCAAAAAATTTAAAAAGTAATTCAGATGATTGATACTAA